In one Miscanthus floridulus complete chloroplast genome, cultivar PI295762 genomic region, the following are encoded:
- the atpI gene encoding ATP synthase CF0 A subunit (ATPase IV subunit; ATP synthase CF0 A chain) produces the protein MNITPCSIKTLKGLYDISGVEVGQHFYWQIGGFQIHAQVLITSWVVITILLGSVIIAVRNPQTIPTDGQNFFEYVLEFIRDLSKTQIGEEYGPWVPFIGTMFLFIFVSNWSGALLPWKIIELPHGELAAPTNDINTTVALALLTSAAYFYAGLSKKGLSYFEKYIKPTPILLPINILEDFTKPLSLSFRLFGNILADELVVVVLVSLVPLVVPIPVMFLGLFTSGIQALIFATLAAAYIGESMEGHH, from the coding sequence ATGAATATTACACCATGTTCCATTAAAACACTCAAGGGGTTATATGATATATCGGGTGTAGAAGTAGGCCAACACTTCTATTGGCAAATAGGAGGTTTCCAAATTCATGCCCAAGTACTCATCACTTCTTGGGTCGTAATTACTATTTTGCTAGGTTCAGTTATCATAGCTGTTCGGAATCCACAAACCATCCCGACCGATGGTCAGAATTTCTTCGAATATGTTCTTGAGTTTATTCGAGACTTGAGCAAAACTCAGATTGGAGAAGAATATGGTCCCTGGGTTCCCTTTATTGGAACTATGTTCCTTTTTATTTTTGTTTCGAATTGGTCAGGTGCTCTTTTACCTTGGAAAATTATAGAGTTACCCCATGGGGAATTAGCAGCGCCCACGAATGATATAAATACTACTGTTGCTTTAGCTTTACTAACATCAGCGGCATATTTTTATGCAGGTCTTAGCAAAAAAGGATTGAGTTATTTCGAAAAATATATTAAACCAACCCCAATCCTTTTACCTATTAACATCCTAGAAGATTTCACAAAACCATTATCACTTAGTTTTCGACTTTTCGGAAATATATTGGCGGATGAATTAGTCGTTGTTGTTCTTGTTTCTTTAGTCCCCTTAGTAGTCCCTATACCGGTCATGTTTCTTGGATTATTTACAAGCGGTATTCAAGCTCTTATTTTTGCAACGTTAGCCGCAGCCTATATAGGTGAATCCATGGAAGGTCATCATTGA
- the rpoC2 gene encoding RNA polymerase beta'' subunit: protein MAERANLVFHNKEIDGTAMKRLISRLIDHFGMGYTSHILDQIKTLGFHQATTTSISLGIEDLLTIPSKGWLVQDAEQQSFLLEKHYYYGAVHAVEKLRQSVEIWYATSEYLKQEMNSNFRITDPSNPVYLMSFSGARGNASQVHQLVGMRGLMADPQGQMIDLPIQSNLREGLSLTEYIISCYGARKGVVDTAVRTADAGYLTRRLVEVVQHIIVRRRDCGTIQGISVSPQNGMTEKLFVQTLIGRVLADDIYIGSRCIASRNQDIGIGLVNRFITAFRAQPFRAQPIYIRTPFTCRSTSWICQLCYGRSPTHGDLVELGEAVGIIAGQSIGEPGTQLTLRTFHTGGVFTGGTADLIRSPSNGKIQFNEDLVHPTRTRHGQPAFLCYIDLHVTIQSQDILHSVNIPLKSLILVQNDQYVESEQVIAEIRAGMSTLHFKEKVQKHIYSESDGEMHWSTDVYHAPEYQYGNLRRLPKTSHLWILSVSMCRSSIASFSLHKDQDQMNTYSFSVDGRYIFDFSMANDQVSHRLLDTFGKKDREILDYLTPDRIVSNGHWNCFYPSILQDNSDLLAKKRRNRFVVPLQYHQEQEKERISCLGISMEIPFMGVLRRNTIFAYFDDPRYRKDKRGSGIVKFRYRTLEEEYRTQEEEYRTREEEYRTREEEYRTREEDSEDEYESPENKYRTREGEYEILEDEYRTLEDEYETLEDEYGILEDEYRTLEKDSEEEYGSLENKYRTREGEGEYEILEEDSEEEYGSSEDGSEKEYGTLEEDSEEDSEEDSEDEYGSPEEDSILKKEGFIEHRGTKEFSLKYQKEVDRFFFILQELHILPRSSSLKVLDNSIIGVDTQLTKNTRSRLGGLVRVKRKKSHTELKIFSGDIHFPEEADKILGGSLIPPEREKKDSKESKKRKNWVYVQRKKILKSKEKYFVSVRPAVAYEMDEGRNLATLFPQDLLQEEDNLQLRLVNFISHENSKLTQRIYHTNSQFVRTCLVVNWEQEEKEGARASLVEVRTNDLIRDFLRIELVKSTISYTRRRYDRTSVGLIPNNRLDRNNTNSFYSKAKIQSLSQHQEVIGTLLNRNKEYPSLMILLASNCSRIGLFKNSKYPNAVKESNPRIPIRDIFGLLGVIVPSISNFSSSYYLLTHNQILLKKYLFLDNLKQTFQVLQGLKYSLIDENKRISNFDSNIMLEPFHLNWHFLHHDSWEETLAIIHLGQFICENLCLFKSHIKKSGQIFIINMDSFVLRAAKPYLATIGATVHGHYGKILYKGDRLVTFIYEKSRSSDITQGLPKVEQIFEARSIDSLSPNLERRIEDWNERIPRILGVPWGFLIGAELTIAQSRISLVNKIQKVYRSQGVQIHNRHIEIIIRQVTSKVRVSEDGMSNVFLPGELIGLLRAERAGRALDESIYYRAILLGITRASLNTQSFISEASFQETARVLAKAALRGRIDWLKGLKENVVLGGIIPVGTGFQKFVHRSPQDKNLYFEIQKKNLFASEMRDILFLHTELVSSDSDVTNNFYETSETPFTPIYTI, encoded by the coding sequence ATGGCAGAACGGGCCAACCTGGTCTTTCATAATAAAGAGATAGACGGAACTGCTATGAAACGGCTTATTAGCAGATTAATAGATCATTTCGGAATGGGATATACATCCCATATACTGGATCAAATAAAGACTCTGGGCTTCCATCAAGCCACTACTACATCGATTTCTTTAGGAATCGAGGATCTTTTAACAATACCCTCTAAAGGATGGTTAGTCCAAGACGCGGAACAACAGAGTTTTCTTTTGGAGAAACACTATTATTATGGAGCTGTACACGCGGTAGAAAAATTACGCCAATCCGTTGAGATATGGTATGCTACAAGTGAATATTTGAAACAAGAAATGAATTCGAATTTTCGAATAACGGATCCTTCTAATCCAGTCTATCTAATGTCTTTTTCAGGAGCCAGAGGAAATGCATCTCAGGTACACCAATTAGTAGGTATGAGAGGGTTAATGGCGGATCCTCAAGGACAAATGATTGATTTACCTATTCAAAGCAATTTACGCGAGGGACTTTCTTTGACAGAATATATAATTTCCTGCTACGGAGCCCGAAAAGGGGTTGTAGATACTGCTGTACGAACAGCGGATGCTGGCTATCTTACACGTAGACTTGTTGAAGTAGTTCAACATATTATTGTGCGTAGAAGAGATTGTGGTACTATCCAAGGTATTTCTGTGAGTCCTCAAAATGGGATGACGGAAAAACTTTTTGTCCAAACACTAATTGGTCGTGTATTAGCAGACGATATATATATTGGTTCACGATGCATTGCTTCTCGAAATCAAGATATTGGAATTGGATTAGTCAATCGATTCATAACTGCCTTTCGAGCACAACCGTTTCGAGCACAACCAATATATATTAGAACCCCCTTTACTTGCCGGAGCACATCTTGGATCTGTCAATTATGTTATGGGCGGAGTCCCACTCATGGGGATCTGGTCGAATTGGGGGAAGCTGTAGGTATTATTGCGGGTCAATCAATTGGGGAGCCGGGGACTCAACTAACATTAAGAACTTTTCATACTGGTGGAGTATTCACAGGGGGTACTGCCGACCTTATACGATCCCCCTCGAATGGAAAAATCCAATTCAATGAGGATTTGGTTCACCCCACACGTACCCGTCATGGGCAGCCTGCTTTTCTATGCTATATAGACTTGCATGTAACTATTCAGAGTCAGGATATTCTACATAGTGTGAATATTCCGTTGAAAAGCTTGATTCTAGTGCAAAATGATCAATATGTAGAATCTGAACAAGTAATTGCGGAGATTCGTGCCGGAATGTCCACTTTGCATTTTAAAGAAAAGGTACAAAAGCATATTTATTCCGAATCAGACGGGGAAATGCACTGGAGTACTGATGTTTACCATGCGCCCGAATATCAATATGGTAATCTTCGTCGATTACCAAAAACAAGCCATTTATGGATATTGTCAGTAAGTATGTGCAGATCCAGTATAGCATCCTTTTCACTGCACAAGGATCAAGATCAAATGAATACTTATTCTTTTTCTGTTGATGGAAGATATATCTTTGACTTCTCAATGGCTAATGATCAAGTAAGCCATAGACTGTTGGATACTTTTGGTAAAAAAGATAGGGAAATTCTTGATTATTTAACGCCAGATCGAATCGTATCCAACGGTCATTGGAATTGTTTCTATCCTTCTATTCTTCAAGATAATTCGGATTTGTTGGCGAAAAAGCGAAGAAATAGGTTCGTCGTTCCATTACAATATCATCAAGAACAAGAAAAAGAGCGAATATCCTGTTTGGGTATTTCAATGGAAATACCCTTTATGGGTGTTTTACGTAGAAATACTATTTTTGCTTATTTTGACGATCCACGATACAGAAAAGATAAAAGGGGTTCAGGAATTGTTAAATTTAGATATAGGACCCTAGAGGAAGAATATCGGACCCAAGAGGAAGAGTATAGGACTCGAGAGGAAGAATATCGGACCCGAGAGGAAGAGTATAGGACTCGAGAGGAAGACTCAGAAGACGAATATGAGAGCCCAGAGAACAAATATAGGACCCGAGAGGGCGAATATGAAATCCTAGAAGACGAATATAGGACTCTAGAGGACGAATATGAAACCCTAGAAGATGAGTATGGGATCCTAGAGGACGAATATAGGACTCTAGAGAAAGACTCAGAGGAAGAATATGGGAGCCTAGAGAACAAATATAGGACCCGAGAGGGAGAGGGCGAATATGAAATCCTAGAGGAAGACTCAGAAGAAGAATATGGGAGCTCTGAAGATGGCTCAGAGAAGGAATATGGGACTTTAGAAGAAGACTCAGAGGAAGACTCAGAGGAAGACTCAGAAGACGAATATGGGAGCCCGGAGGAAGATTCTATCTTAAAAAAAGAGGGTTTTATTGAGCATCGAGGAACAAAAGAATTTAGTCTAAAATACCAAAAAGAAGTAGATCGGTTTTTTTTCATTCTTCAAGAACTGCATATCTTGCCGAGATCCTCATCCCTAAAGGTACTTGACAATAGTATTATTGGAGTCGATACACAACTCACAAAAAATACAAGAAGTCGACTAGGTGGATTGGTCCGAGTGAAGAGAAAAAAAAGCCATACAGAACTCAAAATCTTTTCCGGAGATATTCATTTTCCTGAAGAGGCGGATAAGATATTAGGTGGCAGTTTGATACCACCAGAAAGAGAAAAAAAAGATTCTAAGGAATCAAAAAAAAGGAAAAATTGGGTTTATGTTCAACGGAAAAAAATTCTCAAAAGCAAGGAAAAGTATTTTGTTTCGGTTCGACCTGCAGTCGCATATGAAATGGACGAAGGGAGAAATTTAGCAACACTTTTCCCGCAGGATCTCCTGCAAGAAGAGGATAATCTCCAACTTCGACTTGTCAATTTTATTTCTCATGAAAATAGCAAGTTAACTCAAAGAATTTATCACACGAATAGTCAATTCGTTCGAACTTGCTTAGTAGTGAATTGGGAACAAGAAGAAAAAGAGGGGGCTCGTGCTTCTCTTGTTGAGGTAAGAACAAACGATCTAATTCGCGATTTCCTAAGAATTGAGTTAGTCAAGTCTACTATTTCGTATACACGAAGAAGGTATGATAGGACAAGTGTAGGACTGATTCCCAATAATAGGTTAGATCGCAACAATACCAATTCCTTTTATTCCAAGGCGAAGATTCAATCACTTAGCCAACATCAAGAAGTTATTGGCACCTTGTTGAATCGAAATAAAGAATATCCATCTTTGATGATTTTGTTGGCATCCAACTGTTCTCGAATTGGTTTATTCAAGAATTCGAAATATCCCAATGCGGTAAAAGAATCGAATCCTAGAATTCCTATTCGAGATATTTTTGGGCTCTTAGGCGTTATTGTACCTAGTATATCGAATTTTTCTTCATCTTACTATTTATTAACGCATAATCAGATCTTGTTAAAAAAATACTTGTTCCTTGACAATTTGAAACAAACCTTCCAAGTACTTCAAGGACTTAAATACTCTTTAATAGACGAAAATAAAAGGATTTCGAATTTTGACAGTAACATCATGTTGGAGCCATTCCATTTGAATTGGCACTTTCTCCATCATGACTCATGGGAAGAGACATTGGCAATAATTCACCTTGGACAATTTATTTGTGAAAATTTATGTCTATTTAAATCACACATAAAAAAATCTGGTCAAATTTTCATTATTAATATGGACTCCTTTGTTCTAAGAGCAGCTAAGCCTTATTTGGCCACTATAGGAGCAACTGTTCATGGTCATTATGGAAAAATCCTTTACAAAGGAGATAGGTTAGTTACGTTTATATATGAAAAATCGAGATCCAGTGATATAACGCAAGGTCTTCCAAAAGTAGAACAAATCTTCGAAGCGCGTTCAATTGATTCACTATCGCCGAATCTCGAAAGGAGAATTGAGGATTGGAATGAACGTATACCAAGAATTCTTGGGGTTCCCTGGGGATTCTTGATTGGAGCTGAGCTAACCATAGCCCAAAGTCGTATCTCTTTGGTTAATAAGATCCAAAAGGTTTATCGATCCCAAGGGGTACAGATCCATAATAGACATATAGAAATTATTATACGCCAAGTAACATCAAAAGTAAGGGTTTCCGAAGATGGAATGTCTAATGTTTTTTTACCTGGGGAATTAATAGGACTATTGCGAGCGGAACGAGCAGGGCGGGCTTTAGATGAATCGATCTATTATCGGGCAATCTTATTGGGAATAACAAGGGCTTCCCTGAATACCCAAAGTTTCATATCTGAAGCAAGTTTTCAAGAAACTGCTCGAGTTTTAGCAAAAGCTGCCCTACGAGGTCGTATTGATTGGTTGAAAGGCCTGAAAGAAAACGTAGTTCTGGGGGGGATTATACCTGTTGGTACCGGATTCCAAAAATTTGTGCATCGTTCCCCACAAGACAAGAACCTTTATTTCGAAATTCAAAAAAAAAATCTATTCGCGTCGGAAATGAGAGATATTTTGTTTCTCCATACAGAATTAGTTTCTTCTGATTCTGACGTAACAAACAATTTCTATGAAACATCAGAGACCCCGTTTACCCCTATTTATACGATTTAA
- the atpF gene encoding ATP synthase CF0 B subunit (ATPase subunit I), with protein sequence MKNVTHSFVFLAHWPFAGSFGLNTDILATNLINLTVVVGVLIFFGKGVCASCLLKDLLDNRKQRILSTIRNSEELRRGTLEQLEKARIRLQKVELEADEYRMNGYSEIEREKENLINATSISLEQLEKSKNETLYFEKQRAMNQVRQRVFQQAVQGALGTLNSCLNTELHFRTIRANIGILGAIEWKR encoded by the exons ATGAAAAATGTAACCCATTCTTTCGTTTTTTTAGCTCACTGGCCATTCGCTGGGAGTTTCGGGCTTAATACCGATATTTTAGCAACAAATCTAATAAATCTAACTGTAGTGGTTGGTGTATTGATTTTTTTTGGAAAGGGAGTGTGTGCGAGTTGTCTA TTAAAAGATTTATTAGATAATCGAAAACAGAGGATCTTAAGTACTATTCGAAATTCGGAAGAATTGCGTAGAGGGACCCTTGAACAACTCGAAAAAGCTCGTATTCGATTACAGAAAGTCGAACTAGAAGCAGATGAGTATCGAATGAATGGATACTCTGAAATAGAACGAGAAAAAGAAAATTTGATTAATGCTACTTCTATTAGTTTGGAACAATTAGAAAAGTCTAAAAACGAAACCCTTTATTTTGAAAAACAAAGGGCGATGAATCAGGTCCGACAACGGGTTTTCCAACAAGCTGTACAAGGAGCTCTAGGAACTCTGAATAGTTGTTTGAATACCGAGTTACATTTCCGTACGATTCGTGCTAATATTGGCATTCTCGGGGCCATAGAATGGAAGAGATAA
- the rps2 gene encoding 30S ribosomal protein S2: MTRRYWNINLKEMIEAGVHFGHGIKKWNPKMAPYISAKRKGTHITNLARTARFLSEACDLVFDAASQGKSFLIVGTKKRAADLVASAAIRSRCHYVNKKWFSGMLTNWSITKTRLSQFRDLRAEEKMGKFHHLPKRDAAILKRKLSTLQRYLGGIKYMTRLPDIVIVLDQQKEYIALRECAILGIPTISLVDTNCDPDLANISIPANDDTMTSIRLILNKLVFAISEGRSLYIRNR, from the coding sequence ATGACAAGAAGATATTGGAACATCAATTTGAAAGAGATGATAGAAGCGGGAGTTCATTTTGGTCATGGTATTAAGAAATGGAATCCCAAAATGGCCCCTTACATCTCGGCAAAGCGTAAAGGTACTCATATTACAAATCTTGCTAGAACAGCTCGTTTTTTATCAGAAGCTTGTGATTTAGTTTTTGATGCAGCAAGTCAGGGAAAAAGCTTCTTAATTGTTGGTACCAAAAAAAGAGCAGCGGATTTAGTAGCATCAGCTGCAATAAGGTCTCGTTGTCATTATGTTAATAAAAAGTGGTTCAGCGGTATGTTAACGAATTGGTCGATTACCAAAACTAGACTTTCTCAATTTAGAGACTTAAGAGCAGAAGAAAAAATGGGAAAATTCCACCATCTCCCAAAAAGAGATGCGGCAATCTTAAAGAGAAAATTATCTACCTTGCAAAGATATCTCGGCGGGATCAAATATATGACGAGGTTGCCTGACATTGTGATCGTCCTTGATCAGCAAAAAGAGTATATAGCTCTTCGGGAATGTGCCATTTTGGGGATTCCTACTATTTCTTTAGTCGATACAAATTGTGACCCAGATCTTGCGAATATATCGATTCCTGCCAACGATGACACTATGACTTCAATTCGATTAATTCTTAACAAATTAGTATTTGCAATTTCTGAGGGCCGTTCTCTCTATATAAGAAATCGTTGA
- the atpA gene encoding ATP synthase CF1 alpha subunit (ATP synthase CF1 alpha chain; ATPase alpha subunit) produces MATLRVDEINKILRERIEQYNRKVGIENIGRVVQVGDGIARIIGLGEIMSGELVEFAEGTRGIALNLESKNVGIVLMGDGLMIQEGSFVKATGRIAQIPVSEAYLGRVINALAKPIDGRGEIVASESRLIESPAPGIISRRSVYEPLQTGLIAIDSMIPIGRGQRELIIGDRQTGKTAVATDTILNQKGQDVICVYVAIGQRASSVAQVVTTFHEEGAMEYTIVVAEMADSPATLQYLAPYTGAALAEYFMYRERHTLIIYDDLSKQAQAYRQMSLLLRRPPGREAYPGDVFYLHSRLLERAAKLNSLLGEGSMTALPIVETQSGDVSAYIPTNVISITDGQIFLSADLFNAGIRPAINVGISVSRVGSAAQIKAMKQVAGKSKLELAQFAELQAFAQFASALDKTSQNQLARGRRLRELLKQSQSNPLPVEEQVATIYTGTRGYLDSLEIEQVKKFLDELRKHLKDTKPQFQEIISSSKTFTEQAETLLKEAIQEQLERFSLQEQT; encoded by the coding sequence ATGGCAACCCTTCGAGTCGACGAAATTAATAAAATTCTCCGCGAACGTATTGAACAATATAATAGGAAAGTAGGGATTGAGAATATCGGTCGCGTAGTGCAAGTGGGGGATGGGATTGCTCGTATTATAGGTCTTGGTGAAATAATGTCAGGTGAATTAGTCGAATTTGCAGAAGGGACGAGAGGTATTGCTCTGAATTTGGAATCCAAAAATGTTGGGATTGTATTAATGGGCGATGGGTTGATGATACAAGAGGGAAGTTTTGTAAAAGCAACAGGAAGAATTGCTCAGATACCCGTGAGCGAGGCTTACTTGGGTCGTGTTATAAATGCTCTCGCTAAACCTATTGATGGGAGAGGCGAAATTGTCGCTTCAGAATCTCGCTTAATTGAATCTCCTGCTCCGGGTATAATTTCTAGGCGTTCCGTATATGAACCCCTTCAAACAGGGCTTATTGCTATCGATTCGATGATCCCCATAGGGCGCGGTCAGCGAGAGTTAATTATTGGGGACAGACAGACTGGCAAAACAGCAGTAGCCACAGATACAATTCTCAATCAAAAAGGGCAAGATGTAATATGTGTTTATGTAGCTATCGGTCAAAGAGCATCCTCCGTGGCTCAAGTAGTAACTACTTTCCACGAAGAGGGGGCCATGGAATACACTATTGTAGTAGCTGAAATGGCGGATTCACCCGCTACATTACAATATCTCGCTCCTTATACGGGAGCAGCCCTGGCTGAGTATTTTATGTACCGCGAACGGCATACTTTAATAATTTATGATGATCTCTCCAAACAGGCACAAGCTTATCGCCAAATGTCCCTTCTATTAAGAAGACCTCCCGGCCGCGAAGCTTATCCAGGGGATGTTTTTTATTTGCATTCACGCCTTTTAGAAAGAGCCGCTAAATTAAATTCTCTTTTAGGCGAAGGGAGTATGACCGCTTTACCAATAGTGGAGACTCAATCTGGAGACGTTTCCGCCTATATTCCTACTAATGTAATCTCAATTACAGATGGACAAATATTCTTATCCGCGGATCTATTCAATGCCGGAATTCGACCTGCTATTAATGTGGGTATTTCAGTTTCCAGAGTGGGATCCGCAGCTCAAATTAAAGCCATGAAACAAGTAGCTGGCAAATCAAAATTGGAACTAGCTCAATTCGCAGAATTACAAGCCTTTGCACAATTCGCCTCTGCTCTGGATAAAACAAGTCAGAATCAATTGGCAAGGGGTCGACGATTACGGGAATTGCTTAAACAATCCCAATCAAACCCTCTCCCAGTGGAAGAGCAGGTAGCTACTATTTATACCGGAACGAGAGGATATCTTGATTCGTTAGAAATTGAACAGGTAAAGAAATTTCTGGATGAGTTACGTAAACACCTAAAAGATACTAAACCTCAATTCCAAGAAATTATATCTTCTAGTAAGACATTCACCGAGCAAGCAGAAACCCTTTTGAAGGAAGCTATTCAGGAACAGCTTGAACGGTTTTCCCTTCAGGAACAAACATAA
- the rps14 gene encoding ribosomal protein S14 (30S ribosomal protein S14), protein MAKKSLIQREKKRHKLEQKYHLIRRSSKKKIRSKVSPLSLSEKTKMQEKLQSLPRNSAPTRLHRRCFLTGRPRANYRDFGLSGHILREMVYACLLPGATRSSW, encoded by the coding sequence ATGGCAAAAAAAAGTTTGATTCAGAGGGAGAAGAAGCGGCATAAATTAGAACAAAAATATCATTTGATTCGTCGATCCTCAAAAAAAAAGATAAGAAGCAAAGTTTCCCCTTTGAGTTTGAGCGAAAAAACAAAAATGCAAGAAAAATTGCAATCCCTACCACGTAATAGTGCACCTACACGCCTTCATCGACGTTGTTTTTTAACCGGAAGACCTAGAGCTAACTATCGAGACTTTGGGCTATCCGGACACATACTTCGAGAAATGGTTTATGCATGTTTGTTACCGGGTGCAACAAGATCCAGTTGGTAA
- the atpH gene encoding ATP synthase CF0 C subunit (ATPase III subunit; ATP synthase CF0 C chain), whose product MNPLIAAASVIAAGLAVGLASIGPGVGQGTAAGQAVEGIARQPEAEGKIRGTLLLSLAFMEALTIYGLVVALALLFANPFV is encoded by the coding sequence ATGAATCCACTAATTGCTGCTGCTTCCGTTATTGCTGCTGGATTGGCCGTAGGGCTTGCTTCTATTGGGCCCGGAGTTGGTCAAGGTACTGCTGCAGGACAAGCTGTAGAAGGTATTGCGAGACAGCCAGAAGCAGAAGGTAAAATAAGAGGTACTTTATTGCTTAGTCTAGCTTTTATGGAAGCTTTAACAATTTATGGACTGGTTGTGGCACTAGCGCTTTTATTTGCGAACCCTTTTGTTTAA